CCCGGCGCCGCCGCGGCGACGTGGGTGAACATCGCCAGCGAGATGTCGAAGTGGTTGTTGGAGTGCGAACCCCAGGTCAGTCCCCATTCGTGGCACATCTGGGCGACCCGGACGGAGCCTTGCATGGTCCAGAAATGCGGATCGGCCAGCGGGATGTCGACCGACTGCAACTGGATGGCGTGGCCCATCTGGCGCCAGTCGGTGGCGATCATGTTGGTCGCCGTCGGCAGGCCGGTGGCGCGGCGGAATTCGGCCATCACTTCGCGGCCGGAATAGCCTTTTTCCGCGCCGCACGGGTCCTCGGCATAGGCGAGCACGTCACCCTTGCCCTTGCACAACCGGATCGCCTCCTCCACTGACCAGGCGCCGTTGGGATCGAGGGTGATGCGGGCCTGGGGAAAGCGCTTGGCCAGCGCCGTCACCGCCTCGATCTCCTCCTCGCCGGCCAGCACGCCGCCCTTCAGCTTGAAGTCGTTGAAGCCGTAGCGGTCATGCGCCGCCTCGGCCAGCCGGACCACCGCCTCCGGGGTCAGGGCCACCTCGTGGCGCAGGCGGAACCAATCGTTATCGGCATCGGGTTCGCTGCGGTAGGGCAGATCGGTCCTGGTCCGGTCACCGACATAGAAAAGGTAACCCAGCATCTCGACCGCGTCGCGTTGCTGCCCCTCGCCGAGCAAGGCGGCAACCGGGACCTCCAGGAACTGGCCGAGCAGATCGAGCAGCGCCGCTTCCAACGCCGTTACGGCGTGAATGGCGATGCGCAGGTCGAAGGTCTGCAAGCCGCGGCCGCCGGAATCGCGGTCGGCGAACGCCCGGCGCGCCAGGTTCAGAATGTTGTTGAAGGCGCCGATCGGCTGGCCGATCACCAGGGCGCGGGCGTCCTCCAGGGTCTGGCGGATCTTCTCGCCGCCCGGCACCTCACCGACGCCGGTGTGCCCGGCGCTGTCCTTCAGGATGAGAATGTTGCGGGTGAAGAACGGGGCATGGGCTCCCGACAGGTTCAGCAGCATCGAGTCATGGCCGGCGACCGGCACGACCAGCATTTCGGTAATCTTGGGCGACGATGATTGAGCAGCCATGGTGGGTCTCCAGGGGGCGGCGCTGAAAGCCGCGCTCCGCTTTGGTTGTTGGGGGGAGCGGTCATCGCAGCTGACGCCACCGGTTTGGCGATAAGCTCTCGAGATGAACTTCTTGCGGATTTTTCCGGTCGGCCGACGGGCGCGCCCCGGCGATGCCGAAATGCGCGCGGATCAATGTGGAGGAAATCATCGATCGCAGGGAAGGCCCGGCCCGATCAGGTCACCGGTGCCGGGTTGAAGAGCGTCAGCGCGTTGCGCAGGCCCCAATGGTCGGCCCAGGTCGTTTTGCGGCCGCTGGCCACATCCAGGATCAGGCGGAAGATCTCCCAGCCAATGTCCTCGATGCTGGCGTGTCCGGTGGCGATGCGTCCGGCGTCCACGTCGATCAGATCGTGCCAGCGCTCGGCCAGCGCGGTCCGGGTCGCGACCTTGATGACCGGCACCATGGCGAGGCCATAGGGCGTCCCGCGGCCGGTGGTGAACACCTCCATGGTGCAGCCCGAGGCGAGTTGCAGCGTGCCGCAGACGAAGTCACTGGCGGGGGTTGCGGCGTAGATCAGCCCCTTGCGCTCCGCCCGCTCGCCGGGCGACAGAACGCCGACGATCGGGCTGCTTCCGGACTTGGCGATGGAGCCCAGCGCCTTTTCCACCACATTCGCCAGCCCACCCTTCTTGTTGCCCGGCGAGGGGTTGGCGCTGCGGTCGGTCCGGCCCGCCGACAGGTAGCGGTCATACCAGTCCATCTCGCGCACCAGGGCCCGTCCGACCTCCTCGTCAATGGCGCGCGGCGTCAGCAGGTGGATGGCGTCGCGGACCTCGGTGACTTCGGAAAACATCACGGTGGCGCCGGCGCGCACCAGCAGATCCGAGGCATAGCCCACCGCCGGGTTGGCGGTGACCCCGGAGAAGGCGTCGCTGCCGCCGCATTGCATGCCGACCACAAGGTCGGAGGCCGGACAGGTCACGCGCTTGCGCTTGTTCAACTCCGCCAGACGCGTCTCGGCCATCTCCATGATCGAGGCGACCATGGCGCCGAAGCCGACATGACGCTCGTCCTGAAGCGTCATGATGCTGGTTTCGCCGTTGGCGCCGGCCGGCA
This portion of the Azospirillum sp. B510 genome encodes:
- the gudD gene encoding glucarate dehydratase, which encodes MAAQSSSPKITEMLVVPVAGHDSMLLNLSGAHAPFFTRNILILKDSAGHTGVGEVPGGEKIRQTLEDARALVIGQPIGAFNNILNLARRAFADRDSGGRGLQTFDLRIAIHAVTALEAALLDLLGQFLEVPVAALLGEGQQRDAVEMLGYLFYVGDRTRTDLPYRSEPDADNDWFRLRHEVALTPEAVVRLAEAAHDRYGFNDFKLKGGVLAGEEEIEAVTALAKRFPQARITLDPNGAWSVEEAIRLCKGKGDVLAYAEDPCGAEKGYSGREVMAEFRRATGLPTATNMIATDWRQMGHAIQLQSVDIPLADPHFWTMQGSVRVAQMCHEWGLTWGSHSNNHFDISLAMFTHVAAAAPGNITAIDTHWIWQDGQRLTKEPFQIKGGLVAVPRKPGLGVEVDMDELAKAHDLYKRYGLGARDDAIAMQYLIAGWTFDNKRPCLVR
- the garD gene encoding galactarate dehydratase; its protein translation is MSDTPLYIKVHGDDNVAIIVNAPGLAEGTEFPCGLTLRDFVPQGHKVALADLAEGAPIRRYGEVIGHAARAIARGSWIEESLVTLPNAPALASLPLATNVPPAQPPLDGYSFEGFRNPDGSVGTKNLLGISMSVQCVAGVLDAAVNRIRTELLPRFPNVDDVVAIGHTYGCGVAINAPEAVVPIRTLKNLARNPNLGGQVMVVGLGCEKLQPERLLPAGANGETSIMTLQDERHVGFGAMVASIMEMAETRLAELNKRKRVTCPASDLVVGMQCGGSDAFSGVTANPAVGYASDLLVRAGATVMFSEVTEVRDAIHLLTPRAIDEEVGRALVREMDWYDRYLSAGRTDRSANPSPGNKKGGLANVVEKALGSIAKSGSSPIVGVLSPGERAERKGLIYAATPASDFVCGTLQLASGCTMEVFTTGRGTPYGLAMVPVIKVATRTALAERWHDLIDVDAGRIATGHASIEDIGWEIFRLILDVASGRKTTWADHWGLRNALTLFNPAPVT